A region of Anolis sagrei isolate rAnoSag1 chromosome 2, rAnoSag1.mat, whole genome shotgun sequence DNA encodes the following proteins:
- the SPC24 gene encoding kinetochore protein Spc24: protein MAGFSERIQDIDQMSKELVKLIAEGKSVEMLKENFSIREKMVDKLLDTQKNTKQLIKDLIAAEEKAVQKLHEREQELNASLQKLQKIEDELCQKNEKDAILRTSTQELRKELEALKEEIRQQERGAAENFEAATAAKYLVQLYYQICHIDWDCSCEPHEMKGIHFGPDIAQHINLNSLIHSRSFISNFLWSMVNTSWSEK, encoded by the exons ATGGCTGGCTTTAGTGAGCGAATACAAGACATAGATCAGATGAGCAAGGAGCTGGTGAAACTGATAGCAGAAGGCAAGTCAGTGGAGATGCTGAAGGAGAACTTCTCCATACGGGAGAAGATGGTTGACAAACTACTGGATACTCAGAAGAACACAAAACAGCTTATCAAAG ATCTCATAGCTGCTGAGGAAAAGGCagtccagaaacttcatgaaaggGAGCAAGAACTGAATGCAAGTCTCCAAAAGCTGCAGAAAATTGAAGATGAATTGTGTCAGAAAAACGAGAAGGATGCCATACTGAGAACCAGCACCCA AGAGTTAAGGAAAGAGCTGGAGGCACTGAAAGAAGAAATCAGGCAGCAGGAAAGAGGTGCTGCTGAAAATTTTGAAGCAGCCACAGCAGCCAA GTACCTTGTACAACTTTATTACCAGATTTGCCACATTGACTGGGACTGTTCCTGTGAGCCACACGAGATGAAAGGAA TCCATTTTGGACCTGACATTGCCCAGCATATCAACCTTAACAGCCTCATACACTCCCGCTCCTTTATCAGTAATTTTTTGTGGAGTATGGTGAATACGTCCTGGTCAGAGAAGTAG